AATGCGCTGAGCATGCTGTCACACCCACTAGGGGAGAAGACAACAACCCATCTCCGTGGCCGGTCAGCCGTAGTCTGGAGACGCTGTGACAAGTCGTCCCTGAACGACTTCATCTCTCCCGTGCCATAGatcaccacctcgtccaATTGCCACCCGGCCCCATTCAAAACCTTGGGGATAGTATCCCGCCTTTTGTCCCCGACAAGAAACAGCAAAGCAGGCACGGACTCCCGATCCTTATACCACGCCCGGTAGTGGTCAAGAATATACGGCGCTAAAGTCTCGCCATTGCCCGTATGCTCTCCGAAAACCTGCAAAGCTGGAACCTGAGGAACAGCCTTCAGAGCTCGGGTTGTGGCTGGGCCGACACTGTAGACGGGAATGTCCTGGAGAAACGGCCAGTTATCTTCACCTACAAGTTGCTCACCTTTAGCCACTCAGTCATTCACAAGCCTGTCGAGCTTCGAAGATGGACGAGTCTCACCTCTCccttcctcgacaagctTAGTGAAAGCCTCGACAGCCCGCTGGGAAGTGAAAATCATGCCACCGTATTGTTTGCCCTCAGTCCTTCCTATTTGCTTGTTCTTGAGGATTCTGCGCACTTTGGCCATGCCCTGGTCGTCGAATTGGTGCTCAAGCACAGGGACGAACTCGGGATCATATTTGGAGCCATTGCTGTCAGGGGTCGAGAACTTTTCCTCGTAATGGTCGCCAGCAGAAGACTTTGTCTTGAGCAGGTAGACGGGTATTTTTGGTGACATTGTTGCTGAGAGCCAGGATGCTGAAGGGTGGTATGGCCTTTGCTTCTTCCCCGAACAACTGGttgaggagaaaaggggaacTTTTTAAactgggatgggatgaaatGCACAAGACATTGTGGCGGCATCCCGAGAGATGGCGGGGAGTGTGTCACTGCCCCACCAAAGCTTTATCGATAACATTTTTCCCGGGGACCCTGGCCCCTGTTCATCGCAACGCTCACAGGGGGTTCCGATCGCCTGGGAATACATGATTGGAAATTTCCATGGTTGACGGCTGACAAATGAACAGTTTCTTGGTTGTCAGACACACCAACAATTGTGGACTGTTTTAGTTATTgtacacatacacacacgtCTCTCAGCCTCAGACATATAATGGCAAACGATACCCAAGACCGAGACGAGCAGGCCACTACAGCCGCGGCCGCTAACACAAGCCAGCCTCTCCCCAAGGGTGTAGTCTTGGGCAAGGATGGCAAACCGTAAGCATATCTTCTCACCAACCTTGCATTTCCACCTTATTAACACCTCACAGTTGCCGTTCTTGCACTGCCGGTGCCGACTTCGCAGCTTGGACTAGCCAGGCCAAAACAATGACGGCCCTCTCCACTGGCAAACCTGTTCCCGCTGTCAAGAAACGGACAGACTGCCCTCCAGACGTTGTAGCTCTCGGCCGGTCATCATggaccctcctccactccaTCGCGGCCACCTACCCCGAGAAGCCAACCCCTTCCGAGCAGTCCGATGTCATTTCTTTTATGAAGTTGTTCTCAAAGCTGTACCCTTGCTGGGTGTGCGCTGAAGATTTCCAAGAGTACATTGAGCGGAAGCAAATCAAAGCTGGAAGCAGGGATGAGTTTGGAAACTGGCTGTGTGAGGCGCATAACGGTGTGAACAAGaagctggggaagaagaccTTTGACTGCAGTaggtggttggagaggtggagAGATGGGTGGAAGGACGGGAGTTGTGAttgaggggatggatgatcGCGATGTGGGGGATGTCAACAAGCATCTGCGGATTGCGATTACAGGCGTTCAGACGGATTGGAGGATGCGTTAAATCGGCGTTatgtttttggtggtgatattcTTTGATGTTTTTTGCCATACGGTTGGTCAGGGGCGGCTCATTTCTTCTCACTTGGCTAAATACCCAGCGCATATAGAAGTCATTCTCGACCTATACTATTCAAGCTCTCTCTTATACACCATAGCACCACTCCCTCCATCTTCGAATttcaatctcctccaacatGTATCGGCCGATCTGCGCCCCTGAAGAAGCCATTACGGGAACCGGGGCTCTCACATGCCGGAATCGGTCCGGCCCACTTTCCACAATTCCATGACATCACCCCTCGATAATGAGAGTCAATGAGCAATGGCTTAACCCTAGACCAACGGCCGCCATGATCTTGTCCCCACGGCCATGCTGTCATTTCTGCGCATTCTTTACCATTTCACAACATCTCAGCGTGACAAAGGTGGTCTGATATTGTTGCTAGCGATCAGCTAAGCTGCTCACTATCTCATTGCGAACTGGTCAAGACCAGGCACTGATCTATTACTTGAGCCAGGGAGAGTCCCACGAGCTGCcgctttttccttttcaaTTGACTGAGCTCAGTGCTTTAAGCCCTTAATTCTTCTGGACAGCCAAACATCCCGAAAATGGCCATCGACATTAGAACACAAGGTTTGAAGAAGCCCGTCCCGGTGGCCCAATACTTGTTTGCCAGATTGTATGAAATCGGCATCAGATCAGTCCATGGGTTACCAGGTGACTTCAACTTGGTGGCACTGGATTACATCCCCAAGGCCAAATTGAAGTGGGTTGGCAGTGTCAATGAGCTCAACGCTGGTATGTGTTCCCCGATCCCCCAGAGAAacagagaaaagaagaataGCTCACCACATCCTAGCATACGCCGCCGATGGCTACGCCCGAGCGTTGGGCATCTCAGCTCTTGTCACTACCTTCGGTGTAGGCGAACTGTCCGCCATGAACGGCGTTGCCGGTGCCTACTCTGAGCACGTGCCTGTCGTACACATCGTCGGCTGCCCGTCAACCATCTCTCAGCGGAATGGCATGCTGTTGCATCACACTCTTGGAAATGGCGACTTCAACGTCTTTGCCAACATGGGCTCTCAAATTGCCTGCAACACTGCCCGCTTGAACAACCCAGCCGAGATCGCCGAGCAGATTGATTTTGCCCTGCGTGAATGCTGGATTCACAGCCGCCCGGTATATATCATGCTGCCCACTGATATGGTCGAGAAGCAAATCGAGGGCGCGCGTCTCGACACTCCTATTGACCTCTCGGACCCCCCGAATGAACCCGAGAGGGAGGACTACGTTGTGGATGTTGTTCTGAGATACCTGCACGCAGCGAAGAACCCTATCATTCTCGTCGATGCATGTGCTATCCGGCATCGATGCTTGGAAGAGGTGCGGAATCTGGTTGACAAGGCAAAGCTCCCTGTCTTTGTCACGCCGATGGGCAAGGGCGCCGTCAACGAGTCTTCGCCTACATACGGTGGTGTATATGCGGGTACGGGGTCTCAGCCTGCTGTGCAGGAACTGGTGGAATCGGCGGATCTGGTCTTGTCGATTGGTGCTTTGAAGAGTGATTTCAACACGACGGGTTTCTCGTACCGCACATCTCAACTCAATACCATCGACTTCCACAGCGATCACTGCAAGGTTAGGTACTCGGAGTATCCTGGTGTTGCGATGAAAGGAGTTCTTCGAAAGCTGATTGAGCGTGTCGACACCACAAAGCTTTCTAGTGAGAAGCTTGCCCCGAAGGTGGTCAACGAGGTCTCTGAAAATCGGGACAGCACCGAGACCATTACGCAAGCCTGGTTTTGGCCTCGCGTGGGGGAATacttcaaggagaaggatctGGTAGTCACTGAGACAGGCACATCCAACTTTGGTATTTGGGAGAGCAAGTTTCCTCCTGATGTGGTTGGGATCACGCAGATCCTCTGGGGAAGCATTGGTTGGTCTGTGGGTGCTGCTCAGGGAGTTGCACAGGCTATTAAGGACATGGGAGAAGACCGTCGCACAATTCTGTTTGTTGGAGATGGGTCGTTCCAGCTCACTGTCCAGGAGGTGTCAACCATGATCAAGCATAAGCTGAGAGTCACAATGTAAGTTTATCCACGACTTGGAGGGCTTGTTGGTTGGAGTCCTGCTAACAAATTCGCAAGCTTCCTAATCTACAACGAAGGGTTCACCATTGAGCGGTGTATCC
The sequence above is a segment of the Podospora pseudoanserina strain CBS 124.78 chromosome 5, whole genome shotgun sequence genome. Coding sequences within it:
- the HEM4 gene encoding uroporphyrinogen-III synthase (BUSCO:EOG092634MM; COG:H; EggNog:ENOG503P1VK), translated to MSPKIPVYLLKTKSSAGDHYEEKFSTPDSNGSKYDPEFVPVLEHQFDDQGMAKVRRILKNKQIGRTEGKQYGGMIFTSQRAVEAFTKLVEEGRGEDNWPFLQDIPVYSVGPATTRALKAVPQVPALQVFGEHTGNGETLAPYILDHYRAWYKDRESVPALLFLVGDKRRDTIPKVLNGAGWQLDEVVIYGTGEMKSFRDDLSQRLQTTADRPRRWVVVFSPSGCDSMLSALDLLDESSGKAKPKEPNRSTYIATIGPTTRDHLIHSFGYEPEVSAEQPSPEGVWNAITGYRTLE
- the ERV1 gene encoding Flavin-linked sulfhydryl oxidase of the mitochondrial IMS (EggNog:ENOG503P2I1; COG:E); translation: MANDTQDRDEQATTAAAANTSQPLPKGVVLGKDGKPCRSCTAGADFAAWTSQAKTMTALSTGKPVPAVKKRTDCPPDVVALGRSSWTLLHSIAATYPEKPTPSEQSDVISFMKLFSKLYPCWVCAEDFQEYIERKQIKAGSRDEFGNWLCEAHNGVNKKLGKKTFDCSRWLERWRDGWKDGSCD
- a CDS encoding hypothetical protein (COG:E; COG:H; EggNog:ENOG503NUUP), giving the protein MAIDIRTQGLKKPVPVAQYLFARLYEIGIRSVHGLPGDFNLVALDYIPKAKLKWVGSVNELNAAYAADGYARALGISALVTTFGVGELSAMNGVAGAYSEHVPVVHIVGCPSTISQRNGMLLHHTLGNGDFNVFANMGSQIACNTARLNNPAEIAEQIDFALRECWIHSRPVYIMLPTDMVEKQIEGARLDTPIDLSDPPNEPEREDYVVDVVLRYLHAAKNPIILVDACAIRHRCLEEVRNLVDKAKLPVFVTPMGKGAVNESSPTYGGVYAGTGSQPAVQELVESADLVLSIGALKSDFNTTGFSYRTSQLNTIDFHSDHCKVRYSEYPGVAMKGVLRKLIERVDTTKLSSEKLAPKVVNEVSENRDSTETITQAWFWPRVGEYFKEKDLVVTETGTSNFGIWESKFPPDVVGITQILWGSIGWSVGAAQGVAQAIKDMGEDRRTILFVGDGSFQLTVQEVSTMIKHKLRVTIFLIYNEGFTIERCIHGMEAEYNDIRRWKYTEIPTVFGATDTEVRKHIIKTKNELEKLLADKDFNDAKGLQLVELWMPKHDAPRALKLTAEQSAKNNARME